The following coding sequences lie in one Pseudomonas syringae CC1557 genomic window:
- the hisI gene encoding phosphoribosyl-AMP cyclohydrolase: MKDWLDEIHWNSDGLVPAIAQDHKTGRVLMMAWMNREALSLTASENRAIYWSRSRGKLWRKGEESGHVQKLHELRLDCDADVIILMVEQIGGIACHTGRESCFYRIYENSGWKTVDPVLKDPDAIYPAGH, translated from the coding sequence ATGAAAGACTGGCTGGACGAGATTCACTGGAACAGCGACGGTCTGGTGCCTGCAATCGCTCAGGATCACAAGACCGGTCGGGTACTGATGATGGCCTGGATGAACCGCGAGGCGCTGAGCCTGACGGCATCTGAAAATCGTGCAATCTATTGGTCGCGTTCGCGTGGCAAACTCTGGCGCAAGGGTGAAGAATCCGGTCATGTGCAAAAGCTGCATGAGCTGCGCCTCGACTGTGACGCCGACGTCATTATCCTGATGGTCGAGCAGATCGGTGGCATCGCCTGCCATACCGGCCGCGAAAGTTGCTTCTACCGTATATACGAAAATTCAGGCTGGAAGACCGTAGACCCGGTTTTGAAAGATCCTGACGCTATTTACCCGGCAGGCCACTGA